In Ostrea edulis chromosome 6, xbOstEdul1.1, whole genome shotgun sequence, a single window of DNA contains:
- the LOC125648017 gene encoding uncharacterized protein LOC125648017 isoform X1, which produces MASRKLPPEAQKIFDKYCHNFVMRLKREDAIKMFTSDFKLSEKQAELMFEIYDIDKNGQLSQWEFKQFYTNLGEFAPELFETFENLKSEGAGTLEFDKTWDVLKTVKNANGHITEDSNLEVLIKAAAGDEKKMDFGKFMNVFCRIKQSRS; this is translated from the exons ATGGCATCAAGAAAACTCCC gCCAGAGGCAcagaaaatatttgataaatattgtCACAACTTCGTCATGAGGCTGAAACGAGAAGACGCCATAAAAATGTTTACTTCGGACTTCAAGCTGAGCGAAAAGCAGGCCGAACTCATGTTCGAAATTTACGACATTGACAAAAACGGTCAACTTAGCCAATGGGAATTTAAGCAATTCTACACTAACTTGGGAGAATT tGCTCCTGAACTTTTTGAGACATTTGAAAATCTCAAATCAGAAGGAGCTGGTACTTTAGAATTTGATAAAACATGGGATGTCCTAAAGACCGTGAAAAACGCCAATGGACACATCACAGAGGACAGCAACTTAGAAGTCTTAATCAAAGCGGCGGCGGGCGACGAGAAAAAGATGGACTTTGGAAAATTTATGAACGTGTTCTGCAGAATAAAGCAAAGTAGATCGTAA
- the LOC125648017 gene encoding uncharacterized protein LOC125648017 isoform X2: MRLKREDAIKMFTSDFKLSEKQAELMFEIYDIDKNGQLSQWEFKQFYTNLGEFAPELFETFENLKSEGAGTLEFDKTWDVLKTVKNANGHITEDSNLEVLIKAAAGDEKKMDFGKFMNVFCRIKQSRS; the protein is encoded by the exons ATGAGGCTGAAACGAGAAGACGCCATAAAAATGTTTACTTCGGACTTCAAGCTGAGCGAAAAGCAGGCCGAACTCATGTTCGAAATTTACGACATTGACAAAAACGGTCAACTTAGCCAATGGGAATTTAAGCAATTCTACACTAACTTGGGAGAATT tGCTCCTGAACTTTTTGAGACATTTGAAAATCTCAAATCAGAAGGAGCTGGTACTTTAGAATTTGATAAAACATGGGATGTCCTAAAGACCGTGAAAAACGCCAATGGACACATCACAGAGGACAGCAACTTAGAAGTCTTAATCAAAGCGGCGGCGGGCGACGAGAAAAAGATGGACTTTGGAAAATTTATGAACGTGTTCTGCAGAATAAAGCAAAGTAGATCGTAA
- the LOC125645441 gene encoding uncharacterized protein LOC125645441, translating to MAMMRRGKIPKEVQSIFEKYAQQNVRSLKKPDAINLLKAEFSLNDAEAECMFDTFDKDQNSIMSIWEFQQFYETVGNGASEMLEKFHELDVDRSGKLDQLEAKQGLELMTTATGRKLDPREIEFFLKTASDEEGFIDIGKFVSLFKRLKVYNSPPPPKNAKCHVLGSE from the exons ATGGCGATGATGAGAAGAGGAAAAATCCC AAAAGAAGTTCAATCCATCTTTGAGAAATATGCCCAACAGAATGTTCGAAGCTTGAAGAAGCCGGATGCCATTAATCTTCTGAAGGCCGAGTTCAGTTTGAATGACGCAGAAGCGGAGTGCATGTTTGATACTTTTGATAAAGACCAAAACTCCATCATGAGTatatgggaattccaacaattCTACGAGACTGTCGGGAACGG cgcCAGTGAAATGTTGGAAAAATTTCATGAATTGGACGTGGACCGCAGCGGGAAACTAGATCAGCTGGAAGCGAAACAagggctcgaactcatgacaACCGCCACGGGGCGAAAATTAGATCCACGCGAGATCGAATTCTTCCTAAAAACAGCCTCGGACGAGGAAGGCTTTATAGACATAGGAAAATTCGTCAGTCTCTTCAAGCGCCTGAAAGTTTATAACAGTCCCCCACCCCCAAAGAACGCCAAATGCCACGTGCTTGGAAGTGAATGA